The Candidatus Thermoplasmatota archaeon genome contains the following window.
GGCCCATCGCGCCCTCCGCGGTGCGGTCGAGGACGCCCGGGTTCGCGAGCGCCTTCGAGAGGATGTCGCCCTCGAGGAGCGTGCCCACGATCTCGCCCTTCTCGCCCACGACGGGAATCTGGTTGATGCCGTGGCGGTTCATGAGCTCCACGCCGCGTCGGACCGTGTCCTTCCACGCGACGCTGATGAGCGCGCCCTGCTCGTGCGGCGGGAGCACCTGGCCGATCGTCGCGCGCGGCGTCGTCTCGTCGAGGTAGCGGTTCTCGCGCATCCACTCGTCGTTGTGGAGCTTCGCCGTGTAGTTGCCGCCCCAGTCCGGGACGATCACGACGCACACCGCGTCGGGGCCGAGGCGCTCGCGGCGGATGTAGCTCATCATCCCCGCGATCGCGGTCCCCGCGGACCCGCCCGCGAAGATGCCCTCCTCGCGCGCGAGGCGGCGCGAGGCGATGAACGACTCCTTGTCGGTGACCTTCAGGATCTCGTCGATGACGTCGAACCAAACCGTCGTCGGGACGATGTCCTCGCCGATGCCCTCGACCTTGTACGTGTGCGCGTGCTCCGGGTGGTACTCGCCCGTGTCCTTCACTTCCTTGAGGATCGAGCCCACGGGGTCGAGGCCGATGACCTTGATCTTCGGGTTCTTCTCCTTGAGGAACTTCCCGATGCCCGAGATGGTGCCGCCCGTGCCGACGCCCGCGAAGAGGTGCGTGATCTTCCCGTCCGTCTGGCGCCAGATCTCCGGGCCCGTCGTCTTGTAGTGCGCGCGCGGATTGTCCTGGTTGTCGTACTGGTTGGGATACACCGCGTTCGGCGTCTCGGCCGCGAGGCGCTTCGCGACGGAGTAATACGAATCCGGGTGATCCGGCGGGACCGCGGTCGGGCACACGATGACCTCCGCGCCGAACGCGCGCAGGAGCCGCACCTTCTCGATGGCCTGCTTGTCGGTCGTCGTGAAGATGCAGCGGTAGCCCTTGATCGCCGCGGCGATCGCGAGCCCCACGCCGGTGTTCCCGGACGTGCCCTCGACGATCGTGCCGCCGGGCTTCAGGAGGCCTTCGCGCTCGAAGCGCTCGATCATCGCGATGCCGATGCGGTCCTTCACGGACGCGCCGGGATTGAAGTATTCGACCTTCGCGAGGACGAGGGGCTTCGCGCCGTCCGTGACCTTGTTGAGCTTCACGAGTGGCGTGTTGCCGATCGTCTCCAGGATGTTCTCGCGGTACTCCACGGCGCCACCGTCGGCCGATCATCGGGAGGGCCCGGGATAAGCGTTCTCCTCCCGGCCGAGGGGGCGGTCGAGGATCGGCGAGCGGGAAGGCGAGCGCGCGCTACGCGCGGGCCCCGACCCCGCGCGCGAGGCCGGCCGCAAGGAGCGCCTTGCCGACGTCGAGCGCGACGAACGGCGCGACGCCGAGCATGAACGCGCGCGGGAGGTCGAGGTTCAGGACGACCACGAGGCCCGCCATTCCACCCGCGTAGATGACCGCGACCCCCGCGAGCATCGCGAGCACGAGGCGGCCGTAGCCCGGCGCGCGGGCGGCGACGACGGCGACGAGCGCGGCGGCGACCGGCATCGCGAGGAGGTAGCCCCCGGTCGCGCCCGCGAGGTGGGCGAGGCCCGCCTTCGCGCCCTGGAAGACCGGGAGGCCGGCGGCGCCGAGGCCGAGGTACAGGCCCTGCGACGCGGCGCCCCACCGGAGGCCGAGGACGGCGGCCGCGAGGAGGGTCCCGAAGACCTGCATCGTGAACGGGACGGGCGTGAAGGGGAGGACGATGCGGACCTGCGCGAGGAGGCCCATGAGCGCGGCCCACCCGAGGGCGAGCGCGAGCATCGGGAGGAACCCCGTGTTCGAGCGCCAGGCGTGGAACCGGTCGAAGCGTTCGCGGACCGCGTGGACGGTGACCATGGCCGCGCCCATCGGCGTCACCGTCATGAAGGTTGCGCGGCGGCGTCGCTGCCGCGGCGCGGACCGTTCCCCGTTCGGGATCAGAAGGATTCAAGGCCCCTCCGGGACAGTGCCGGGCGCCATGTCCGCCATCGCCGAGGAGCGGCCCATGGAGCCGCCCCGCGAAACCCCCGCGAACGATCGGGCCGCCCAGCAGGCGAACGCGGCGTTCGCCGGATTCCTGCTCGTGAGCATCGGGATCGCGTTCTTCCTCATCCAGTCCGGGACGCTTCGCGGCCTCAACGCCGCCGGGATCCTCCTCATGGCGGTCGGCCTCGCCTTCCTGAGCGACGGGGCCTTCCGCCACGCGACGAGCGCCGGCGCCGCCGCGACGCGCAACAACCGCGTCATCGCGGGGGCCATCCTCGTCGCCGTCGGCGCCGTCGCGACGACCGACCTCGACGCATGGCCGCTCATCCTCGTCCTCGTCGGAGGGCTCCTCGTGGGCCGCGCCGTGATGAACGCGAGGCTGATATCCTGACGTCCGCCGCGACCGAGCCGCGTCTCGCGCCCCCGCCCGCGCGCGTTGCCGACCCGGATCCGTTGAACGGCCTCACCGCGGGCCTCGTCCTCGTCGCCGTCGGCGTCGTCATGTGGCTCCAGGTGAATCACCTGCTTTCACACCGGGATGTCCTGCCCACCCTGCTCGTCGCGCTCGGGGGCGTCCTCGTCGCCGACGGCGCGGTGCGCACGATGCGGCCTGACGAATCGACGAACCTGTGGGGGCGCTTCATCGCGGGGACGGCGCTCATCGTCCTCGGTCTCATCGTCCTCGCGGACGCGGCGGCCTACTGGCCCCTCGTCCTCGTGGCGGTCGGGCTCGCGCTGCTCCTCAAGGCCTTCGCGCGCCCGTCCTGGTAGCGCGACCGACCGCGGCCCAAACGTTCATCCTGCCCCGGTCGATGGGTAGCCCATGCCCAAGACGCCGGCGAAACGGAGCCGCGCGAAGCCCGCCCCGGAGCACGCCTTCGAGACGCGCCTCATCCACGCGGGCCAGGCGCCGGACCCCTCGACGGGCGCGGTCGTGACGCCCATCCACCCGACGACCACGTATGCGCAGGCGTCGCTCGGCGTCACCAAGGGCTTCGACTACTCGCGCGCGGGCAACCCGACCCGCAAGGCGCTCGAAGACTGCTTCGCGAGCCTCGAGAACGCGACGCGCGCCTTCGCCTTCGCGAGCGGGATGTCGGGCATCGTCACCGTCGCGCACCTCCTGAGCGCGGGCGACCACGTCGTGTGCGAGGAGAACGTGTACGGCGGCACGATCCGCTACTTCTCGAAGGTGGCGTCGCGCTTCGGGCTCTCCTTCGACTACGTCGACGCGTCGGATCCCAAGAACGTCGAGCGCGCGATGCGGCCCGAGACGAAGATGGTCTACCTCGAGACGCCCACGAACCCGAACCTCAAGCTCAACGACATCGA
Protein-coding sequences here:
- a CDS encoding cystathionine beta-synthase yields the protein MEYRENILETIGNTPLVKLNKVTDGAKPLVLAKVEYFNPGASVKDRIGIAMIERFEREGLLKPGGTIVEGTSGNTGVGLAIAAAIKGYRCIFTTTDKQAIEKVRLLRAFGAEVIVCPTAVPPDHPDSYYSVAKRLAAETPNAVYPNQYDNQDNPRAHYKTTGPEIWRQTDGKITHLFAGVGTGGTISGIGKFLKEKNPKIKVIGLDPVGSILKEVKDTGEYHPEHAHTYKVEGIGEDIVPTTVWFDVIDEILKVTDKESFIASRRLAREEGIFAGGSAGTAIAGMMSYIRRERLGPDAVCVVIVPDWGGNYTAKLHNDEWMRENRYLDETTPRATIGQVLPPHEQGALISVAWKDTVRRGVELMNRHGINQIPVVGEKGEIVGTLLEGDILSKALANPGVLDRTAEGAMGPPLPSLDAGESVERAIELVKTQPAVLVLEKGAVRGIVTKYDLVRFLAKR
- a CDS encoding biotin transporter BioY, with the translated sequence MVTVHAVRERFDRFHAWRSNTGFLPMLALALGWAALMGLLAQVRIVLPFTPVPFTMQVFGTLLAAAVLGLRWGAASQGLYLGLGAAGLPVFQGAKAGLAHLAGATGGYLLAMPVAAALVAVVAARAPGYGRLVLAMLAGVAVIYAGGMAGLVVVLNLDLPRAFMLGVAPFVALDVGKALLAAGLARGVGARA